One segment of Pseudanabaena sp. FACHB-2040 DNA contains the following:
- a CDS encoding GFA family protein — MATPYTGGCQCGQIRYEIRAEPLTLYACHCKECQKQSSSAFGMSMSVPRAAVVILQGQPKEWKRVSDSGREVSCLFCPECGTRLFHNPARNSEISNVKPGTLDDTSWLKPAGNLWTRSAQKWIILDEKLLNYEAQPSDFSPLLERFRIECIKNNST, encoded by the coding sequence ATGGCTACTCCTTACACCGGAGGCTGCCAGTGCGGGCAGATTCGATACGAGATTCGAGCCGAACCCCTCACGCTGTATGCCTGTCATTGCAAGGAATGTCAAAAGCAATCCTCTAGCGCCTTTGGCATGTCGATGTCCGTTCCTCGTGCCGCAGTTGTCATCCTTCAGGGACAGCCAAAGGAATGGAAGCGAGTCTCTGACAGCGGGCGGGAAGTAAGCTGCTTATTCTGTCCGGAATGCGGTACAAGACTATTTCACAATCCTGCTCGAAATTCTGAAATCAGCAACGTTAAGCCCGGAACACTAGATGATACGAGTTGGCTCAAGCCCGCTGGCAATTTGTGGACTCGAAGTGCTCAAAAATGGATCATTTTAGATGAAAAATTGCTCAACTACGAAGCTCAACCCAGCGACTTTTCTCCGCTGCTTGAGCGGTTTCGGATCGAGTGTATTAAGAACAATTCTACTTGA
- a CDS encoding MerR family transcriptional regulator yields MLIGELAKKSGLPTDTIRFYEKRGLIDSELIERRSNNYRDYSEVSLERLVLIQRAKRLGFTLTEIQDWIKAFENDQLTLDQKQRILGQKLEEVEERIQELKRMKSYLSEKIARL; encoded by the coding sequence ATGCTGATTGGAGAACTCGCTAAGAAATCGGGGCTACCGACCGATACTATCCGCTTCTATGAGAAGAGAGGCTTGATTGATTCTGAGCTAATCGAACGTAGAAGCAACAACTATAGAGATTACTCGGAGGTCAGCCTAGAAAGGTTGGTGTTGATACAGCGCGCCAAACGGCTAGGATTCACGCTGACCGAGATTCAGGACTGGATTAAAGCTTTTGAAAATGATCAGCTTACGCTTGATCAAAAGCAAAGAATTTTGGGTCAAAAGCTTGAGGAGGTTGAGGAACGAATTCAAGAACTAAAGAGGATGAAGAGCTATCTCTCAGAAAAAATAGCTCGCTTATAG
- a CDS encoding SDR family NAD(P)-dependent oxidoreductase, with protein sequence MFGSVRKEEDARRLTDKIGPNVTPLLFDVTDTKSLQNASRQVASIVGPDGLAGIVNNAGIATSGPLVYQSIDEIRWQFEVNVIAPIAVIQAFLPLLKAGQSPATKPGRIINISSVGGKIAAPFIGAYAGSKHAIEGISHSLRRELQLHGIDVVIVAPGAVNTPIWDKDSAQDMSQYAATEYAKPLQAFQRYMTGLGKAGYSPDQVGEFIRQVFELKAPKTRYAFVPNPLFNWVLPLAMPHRWLDRAIGRNLGLLPKK encoded by the coding sequence GTGTTTGGAAGTGTTCGCAAAGAAGAAGATGCGAGGCGGCTCACAGACAAAATTGGGCCTAATGTGACGCCGCTGCTATTTGATGTGACCGACACAAAATCGCTGCAAAACGCATCTCGACAGGTCGCATCAATCGTTGGACCCGACGGATTAGCCGGAATAGTTAACAATGCCGGGATTGCGACTAGTGGGCCACTTGTCTACCAGTCGATCGATGAGATTCGTTGGCAGTTTGAGGTGAACGTGATTGCTCCAATTGCCGTAATACAGGCATTTTTACCCTTATTAAAGGCTGGACAGTCCCCAGCGACGAAACCGGGCAGAATTATCAACATAAGCTCTGTTGGGGGAAAGATTGCAGCCCCCTTTATCGGTGCGTATGCGGGCAGCAAACACGCAATTGAAGGAATATCTCATAGCCTGCGCCGGGAACTGCAGCTGCATGGCATTGATGTTGTTATCGTCGCACCTGGAGCAGTCAATACGCCCATTTGGGATAAGGACTCAGCTCAAGATATGAGCCAGTATGCCGCGACAGAATATGCAAAACCCCTACAGGCATTTCAGCGGTATATGACGGGTCTTGGTAAGGCAGGATATTCTCCAGACCAAGTTGGGGAGTTTATCAGGCAGGTATTTGAGCTGAAAGCTCCAAAAACCCGTTATGCGTTCGTTCCCAATCCCCTTTTCAACTGGGTTTTACCTTTGGCAATGCCACATCGCTGGTTAGACAGAGCCATTGGCAGAAATTTGGGGCTGCTGCCGAAAAAATAA
- a CDS encoding GNAT family N-acetyltransferase has product MANVVYKTDLNHVDWVQVKAILHQDDFDNGRSPEQLKASFENSYATCLAYAEEQIVGTARALSDGVCNAYIVDVWTLSSFRQQGIAKTMMQILISKLQGQHVYLFTDDAVDFYKKLGFVEQPVGLSQVVGNWLVNDETSLVS; this is encoded by the coding sequence TTGGCTAACGTAGTATATAAAACAGATCTAAATCACGTTGACTGGGTGCAGGTGAAAGCAATACTGCATCAGGACGATTTTGATAACGGACGTAGCCCTGAACAGCTCAAGGCATCGTTTGAGAATAGCTATGCTACCTGCCTTGCCTATGCCGAGGAGCAAATCGTCGGGACTGCTCGGGCGTTATCTGACGGTGTTTGTAATGCATATATTGTTGATGTGTGGACGCTTAGCTCCTTTCGCCAGCAAGGAATCGCGAAGACGATGATGCAGATCCTTATAAGCAAATTACAGGGGCAGCACGTTTATTTATTCACAGATGATGCAGTTGACTTTTACAAGAAGCTCGGTTTCGTCGAACAGCCTGTTGGTTTAAGCCAAGTGGTCGGTAATTGGCTGGTCAATGATGAAACCAGCTTAGTCAGCTGA
- the secA gene encoding preprotein translocase subunit SecA, with protein sequence MLKNLLGDPNTRKLKKYQPDVAEINLLEEDIKVLSDEALSAKTGEFKQRLEKGETLDDILTEAFAVVREASRRVLGMRHFDVQLIGGMVLHDGQIAEMKTGEGKTLVATLPSYLNALTGKGVHIVTVNDYLARRDAEWMGQIHRFLGLSVGLIQQGMSPAERKFNYGCDITYGTNSEYGFDYLRDNMSTAMQDVVQRPFNFCVIDEVDSILIDEARTPLIISGQVDRPSEKYTRAADVSRELNPEEHYEVDEKAHNVLLTDEGYIKSEELLGVVDLFDPKDPWAHYIFNALKAKELFTKDVKYIVRNGEVVIVDEFTGRVMPGRRWSDGLHQAIEAKERVDIQSETQTLASITYQNFFLLYPKLSGMTGTAKTEEAEFEKIYNLEVTIIPTNRVRARHDVSDVVYKTEEAKWKAVAEECAEMHELGRPVLVGTTSVEKSELLSNLLQQLGVPHNLLNAKPENVERESEIVAQAGRRGAVTIATNMAGRGTDIILGGNADYMARLKVREYLMPRIVKPEDEDEFSVTAVPGAKGRGPAQGFTPGKKVKSWKASPDIFPTELSAEAEAALRSSVDLAVKTYGERSLPELQAEEKVAIAAEKAPTDDPVIQSLREVYNLIRHEYENLTEAEHDEVVRLGGLHVMGTERHESRRIDNQLRGRAGRQGDPGSTKFFLSLQDNLLRIFGGDRVAALMNAFRVEEDMPIESGMLTRSLEGAQKKVETYYYDIRKQVFEYDEVMNNQRRAVYAERRRVLEGQDLKELVIAYAEQTMDDIVQAYINPELPPEEWKLPEMLEKIKEFVYLLADLTPDQLEDLSLGEIRTFLHEQVRIAYDIKEAQVDQIKPGLMRDAERFFILQQIDTLWRDHLQQMDALRETVGLRGYGQKDPLLEYKSEGYELFLDMMTGIRRNVVYTLFQFQPQPQPQVRTSQEVV encoded by the coding sequence ATGCTGAAGAACCTTCTGGGTGATCCCAATACCCGCAAGCTTAAGAAATATCAGCCCGATGTGGCTGAGATCAACCTCTTGGAAGAGGACATCAAAGTACTCTCCGACGAGGCACTCTCCGCCAAGACAGGAGAATTTAAGCAGCGGCTGGAAAAGGGAGAAACCCTCGACGACATTTTGACCGAAGCTTTTGCTGTAGTGCGTGAGGCCTCCCGGCGAGTGCTGGGTATGCGCCACTTCGATGTACAGCTGATTGGCGGCATGGTGCTGCACGATGGTCAAATTGCTGAAATGAAGACCGGGGAAGGCAAAACCCTGGTTGCGACCCTACCTTCTTACCTCAATGCTCTAACTGGTAAGGGCGTTCACATCGTCACCGTGAACGACTACCTAGCCCGTCGAGACGCCGAGTGGATGGGGCAAATCCACCGCTTCTTAGGCCTGAGCGTGGGGCTGATTCAGCAGGGCATGTCTCCCGCTGAGCGCAAGTTTAACTACGGCTGCGACATCACCTACGGCACCAACAGCGAGTACGGCTTTGACTACCTGCGCGACAACATGTCCACGGCTATGCAGGATGTGGTGCAGCGCCCGTTCAACTTCTGTGTCATTGACGAAGTCGATTCGATTTTGATCGACGAGGCCCGCACGCCGCTGATCATTTCAGGTCAGGTGGATCGGCCCAGCGAAAAATACACCCGAGCGGCAGACGTCTCTCGTGAGCTAAACCCAGAAGAGCACTACGAAGTAGACGAGAAAGCCCACAACGTGCTGCTGACCGACGAGGGCTATATCAAATCGGAAGAACTGCTGGGCGTCGTTGACCTGTTTGACCCCAAAGACCCCTGGGCTCACTACATCTTTAACGCGCTTAAGGCCAAAGAACTCTTTACCAAAGACGTCAAATACATCGTCCGCAATGGCGAGGTGGTCATCGTCGATGAATTTACTGGGCGAGTCATGCCCGGTCGCCGCTGGAGCGATGGCCTGCACCAGGCGATCGAGGCCAAGGAGCGGGTAGACATTCAGTCTGAAACCCAAACGCTAGCCAGCATTACCTATCAAAACTTCTTTCTGCTTTACCCTAAGCTGTCGGGCATGACCGGCACAGCCAAGACAGAAGAGGCCGAATTCGAGAAAATCTACAACCTAGAAGTCACCATCATCCCAACTAACCGGGTGAGGGCGCGTCACGATGTTTCTGACGTCGTCTACAAGACCGAAGAAGCCAAGTGGAAGGCAGTCGCGGAAGAATGTGCAGAAATGCACGAGCTGGGTCGCCCCGTACTGGTGGGCACGACCAGCGTAGAGAAATCGGAACTGCTCTCCAACCTATTGCAGCAGTTAGGCGTGCCCCACAACCTGCTTAATGCTAAGCCCGAGAACGTTGAGCGAGAATCAGAAATTGTGGCCCAGGCCGGTCGCCGGGGAGCTGTGACGATTGCCACTAACATGGCGGGGCGAGGCACAGACATTATCCTTGGGGGTAACGCTGACTACATGGCCCGCCTCAAGGTGCGGGAATATCTCATGCCCCGGATCGTGAAGCCGGAAGATGAAGACGAGTTTTCGGTGACGGCAGTGCCCGGCGCTAAAGGTCGAGGCCCCGCCCAAGGCTTTACACCAGGCAAAAAAGTTAAGAGCTGGAAAGCCTCTCCCGATATTTTTCCCACCGAGCTGTCAGCCGAAGCCGAAGCGGCGCTGCGTAGCTCGGTCGATCTGGCGGTGAAGACCTATGGTGAGCGCAGTCTGCCAGAATTGCAGGCAGAGGAGAAGGTTGCGATCGCAGCCGAAAAAGCCCCCACCGACGATCCCGTTATCCAGAGCTTGCGGGAAGTCTACAACCTGATTCGCCACGAATACGAGAACCTCACTGAAGCAGAGCACGACGAAGTCGTTCGCCTAGGTGGGCTCCACGTCATGGGGACAGAGCGCCACGAGTCTCGCCGGATCGACAACCAGCTGCGGGGCCGGGCCGGACGTCAGGGCGACCCTGGCTCCACCAAGTTTTTCCTCAGTCTGCAGGACAACCTGCTGCGGATTTTTGGTGGAGATCGCGTTGCAGCCCTGATGAATGCCTTCCGGGTAGAAGAAGACATGCCAATTGAGTCGGGCATGCTCACCCGCTCCCTAGAGGGAGCACAGAAGAAGGTCGAGACCTACTACTACGACATTCGTAAGCAGGTCTTTGAATATGACGAGGTGATGAACAACCAGCGTCGCGCCGTTTACGCTGAGCGCCGCCGAGTGCTAGAAGGGCAAGACCTCAAAGAGCTGGTCATCGCCTACGCCGAGCAGACGATGGATGACATCGTGCAGGCATACATCAACCCAGAGTTGCCGCCCGAGGAGTGGAAGCTCCCCGAGATGCTGGAAAAGATCAAGGAGTTTGTCTACCTGCTGGCAGACCTAACCCCCGACCAGCTAGAAGACCTCTCACTGGGCGAAATTCGCACCTTCCTCCATGAGCAGGTTCGGATTGCCTACGACATCAAGGAAGCTCAGGTCGATCAGATCAAGCCCGGTCTGATGCGTGATGCAGAGCGATTCTTTATCCTGCAGCAGATCGATACCCTCTGGCGCGATCACCTGCAGCAGATGGACGCCCTGCGGGAAACAGTGGGCCTGCGTGGCTACGGCCAAAAAGACCCGCTGCTTGAGTACAAGAGCGAAGGCTACGAGCTGTTCCTCGACATGATGACGGGCATTCGCCGGAACGTGGTCTACACCTTGTTCCAGTTCCAGCCACAGCCACAGCCACAGGTGAGAACCTCTCAAGAAGTCGTCTAA
- a CDS encoding VWA domain-containing protein encodes MSNANGRIRALSAGLVLLLVGCNNGLSSSENRQGLEVKLLVGSALGHFCDQAAEQFNQQDPKLSSGEAFYLSCEAAGSGDVVNQVVTLAQQLKSGTLAAEAPEFPTLISVDGEIYHSQLIYQMEQVFPGQNYIPPIADAPLLANSPMVFMTQENLAPGLQQVDDLYRALTTAQTHQDLDAASPAQNIYYVHTAPTRSNSGLQTLVAQYASVSGKRPEDLTPEDIQSYQSGIQSIQSKITRYGVSTGSLAQSMLENGPFWASIGSVYESSVIEANSQRQPDQPKYVAVYPKATFTSNMRGILPNAPWVSAEEKEAAEAILAYLQTPAVQQIAAELGLRPGVPGVPLGAKFSPEFGVNPQASYDSYRPPQPQVVEAILTSWEETAKKPSLVVIVVDSSGSMEGNKMPAVQSTLQSYITSLGPKDKVALIDFDSSIRSPVLADSTPEGQQRGLQFINSLQVEGGTRLYDASLYARNWLRQNRRDDAINAVLVLTDGEDSESGISLEQLGQELQQSGFSSDERIAFFTVGYGEEGDFDPEALQQIAQLNGGYYSKGDPATIARLMSDLQLEF; translated from the coding sequence ATGTCCAATGCAAATGGCAGAATTCGAGCATTGTCGGCAGGATTAGTGCTGCTGCTAGTTGGCTGTAACAATGGGCTTAGCAGCAGTGAAAACCGCCAGGGACTGGAAGTTAAGCTGCTAGTTGGCAGCGCCCTAGGCCACTTTTGCGATCAGGCAGCAGAGCAATTTAATCAGCAAGACCCTAAACTCAGCAGCGGCGAAGCCTTTTATCTGTCTTGCGAAGCCGCAGGCAGTGGTGATGTCGTCAATCAGGTGGTGACGCTGGCACAGCAGCTCAAGTCGGGCACCCTAGCAGCCGAGGCACCCGAGTTTCCCACCCTGATTTCGGTGGATGGGGAAATCTATCACAGTCAGCTGATCTATCAGATGGAGCAGGTCTTTCCGGGACAAAACTACATTCCGCCGATTGCCGACGCTCCACTGCTGGCCAATAGCCCAATGGTTTTTATGACGCAGGAAAATTTGGCCCCTGGGCTACAGCAGGTAGACGATCTGTATCGAGCGTTAACCACCGCTCAAACTCATCAGGATCTCGATGCTGCTAGCCCGGCGCAAAATATTTACTACGTTCACACTGCGCCTACTCGCTCCAACTCGGGGCTGCAAACCCTAGTGGCTCAGTACGCTTCTGTATCGGGCAAGCGGCCAGAGGATTTGACCCCTGAAGACATCCAGAGTTACCAGTCAGGCATTCAAAGCATTCAAAGCAAAATTACCCGGTACGGTGTTTCTACCGGGTCTCTGGCTCAGTCTATGCTCGAAAACGGGCCTTTCTGGGCTTCCATTGGTTCTGTTTATGAGTCTTCAGTGATTGAGGCTAACAGCCAGCGCCAACCTGATCAGCCCAAGTATGTAGCGGTGTACCCCAAGGCCACGTTTACCTCCAATATGCGAGGTATTTTGCCCAATGCTCCCTGGGTTAGCGCTGAGGAGAAGGAGGCTGCAGAGGCCATCCTGGCCTATCTACAGACTCCAGCAGTTCAGCAGATCGCCGCTGAATTGGGGCTGCGTCCAGGGGTGCCGGGAGTGCCTCTGGGGGCCAAATTTAGCCCGGAGTTTGGCGTCAATCCTCAGGCTAGCTACGACTCCTACCGCCCCCCGCAACCCCAGGTCGTGGAGGCCATACTGACCAGTTGGGAGGAGACTGCTAAAAAGCCGTCGCTAGTGGTGATTGTGGTCGATTCCTCTGGCTCTATGGAGGGCAACAAGATGCCTGCAGTGCAGAGCACTCTGCAGAGTTACATTACGAGCTTAGGGCCTAAGGACAAGGTGGCGTTAATTGATTTCGATTCCAGTATTCGGTCTCCGGTTTTGGCAGACAGTACGCCTGAGGGGCAGCAGCGGGGATTGCAGTTTATCAATAGCCTACAGGTCGAAGGCGGCACTCGCCTGTATGATGCCAGTCTCTATGCTCGTAATTGGCTGCGGCAGAACCGTCGGGACGACGCCATCAATGCAGTGTTGGTGCTGACTGATGGGGAAGATTCGGAGTCAGGCATTTCTCTGGAACAGCTGGGCCAGGAGCTGCAGCAGAGTGGGTTCTCCAGTGATGAGCGGATTGCCTTTTTTACGGTGGGCTATGGAGAAGAAGGTGACTTTGACCCAGAAGCTTTGCAGCAGATTGCTCAGCTCAATGGCGGCTACTATTCCAAGGGCGATCCGGCCACAATTGCTCGCTTGATGTCGGATCTGCAGCTGGAGTTTTAA
- a CDS encoding substrate-binding domain-containing protein, which produces MTQSSGARIALSTAIIAGALALTYAPLPGLQQTVTVVSGSELQEPLAALEPRFEQANPNVDLVIKIQGSQDVVNNYLDDRNDFKATVLIPANGDLLEELRQRWQTQTGESPFYEEPQPVAKTLLVAIAWPERGKALFPNGQFQWSRLEQAIEQANWGAIGGNPAWGSFDFVTTDPTRSNSGQLTLTLWSEAALNTSALSPAALNAPPVQSLFAQVKSSVYQPPRSTDILLQEFITRGPNDADIATVYESIALHRWEQSGTTQNQSYEIYYLDRTVETVSTAAILRQDVSSGEAKAARTFLEFLAAPEQQTVFVQHGFRPVNPSVDLESVPNSPWSQGIPGAEVNPPSQISLPPDRQVVTEVIRLWQRAN; this is translated from the coding sequence ATGACGCAGTCTTCAGGTGCACGGATAGCTCTCTCGACCGCCATTATTGCTGGAGCCTTGGCCCTAACCTACGCCCCTCTGCCGGGTCTGCAGCAGACGGTCACAGTCGTCAGCGGCTCGGAACTACAGGAACCGCTAGCAGCGCTGGAGCCTCGATTTGAGCAGGCTAATCCCAACGTTGATCTAGTAATTAAAATTCAGGGCTCTCAGGATGTCGTTAACAACTATCTAGATGATAGAAACGACTTCAAAGCGACTGTGCTGATTCCGGCTAACGGCGATCTGCTGGAGGAGCTGCGTCAGCGCTGGCAAACTCAAACCGGCGAGAGCCCCTTCTACGAGGAGCCACAGCCAGTGGCGAAGACGCTGCTGGTTGCGATCGCATGGCCTGAGCGCGGCAAGGCCCTCTTTCCCAATGGCCAATTTCAGTGGTCGCGCCTGGAGCAGGCCATTGAACAGGCCAACTGGGGTGCGATTGGCGGCAATCCGGCTTGGGGCAGCTTCGACTTTGTCACCACCGATCCAACCCGCTCTAACAGCGGTCAGCTCACGCTTACTCTTTGGTCTGAAGCAGCGCTCAACACGTCAGCCCTCAGCCCGGCTGCCCTCAATGCGCCGCCGGTTCAGTCGCTCTTTGCCCAGGTCAAGAGCTCGGTTTACCAGCCGCCCCGCTCCACAGACATTTTGCTGCAGGAGTTTATTACCCGAGGCCCCAACGATGCCGACATCGCCACTGTTTACGAAAGCATTGCCCTGCATCGCTGGGAGCAGTCGGGCACCACTCAGAACCAGAGCTACGAAATCTACTATCTGGATCGCACGGTCGAAACCGTCTCCACTGCTGCCATTCTCCGCCAGGATGTCAGCAGCGGGGAGGCTAAAGCGGCCCGTACTTTTCTTGAGTTTCTGGCTGCGCCCGAACAGCAGACGGTCTTTGTGCAGCATGGCTTTCGTCCAGTAAACCCTAGCGTAGATCTAGAGAGCGTACCCAACAGCCCCTGGAGCCAAGGGATTCCAGGGGCTGAGGTCAATCCGCCTAGCCAGATCTCGCTGCCGCCAGATCGTCAGGTAGTAACTGAGGTGATCCGGCTGTGGCAGCGGGCTAATTGA
- a CDS encoding glycoside hydrolase family 1 protein, translated as MAGFPEDFLWGSSTAAYQVEGAYQQDGKGLSIWDVYSHLPGTTYQGTNGDVAADHYNRFREDVRLMSELGLKSYRFSIAWARIFPGGVGKPNPAGIQFYSQLIDELLCYDIVPFVTLYHWDLPQALQDQGGWENRELIVSAFAQYAKTCFEQFGDRVKYWITLNEVINFIMLGYRDGLHPPGVRDEGRAIEVSHIVNLAHAEAVAEYRQLVAQGKILDGKIGIAHVLLPGFPISVTPEDVRACEYYEGMDFHWFYDPVLKGEYPPLIWDYYQRKGHTPTVLPGDLDLLKNTVNDFIGINYYQSTFLAYNPPDGVGSATINTSGQKGSQPESGIPDLFKKVRNPDIEYTDWDWAVYPEGLYEGMKRIRARYGNIPLVITENGLGSKDAIAPTGEVLDQSRIDYIQKHLIWCKKAIAEGIPLFGYFAWSFIDLLSWLNGYQKQYGFVYVARDRNLARHPKQSYWWYQEVIQTHGESLYLSQEKTAES; from the coding sequence ATGGCAGGCTTTCCGGAGGACTTTTTGTGGGGCTCATCTACCGCTGCCTACCAGGTAGAAGGGGCCTATCAGCAAGACGGCAAAGGACTCTCAATCTGGGACGTCTACTCCCACCTGCCTGGCACCACCTACCAGGGCACTAACGGTGATGTCGCTGCTGACCACTACAATCGCTTCCGGGAAGACGTGCGGTTGATGTCCGAACTGGGGCTTAAATCCTACCGGTTTTCCATCGCTTGGGCTCGTATTTTCCCCGGAGGCGTGGGCAAACCGAACCCCGCAGGAATTCAGTTCTACAGTCAGCTGATTGATGAGCTGCTGTGCTATGACATCGTGCCCTTTGTCACGCTTTATCACTGGGACTTGCCCCAGGCATTGCAGGATCAAGGCGGCTGGGAAAATCGGGAGCTGATAGTTTCAGCCTTTGCCCAATATGCCAAAACCTGCTTCGAGCAATTTGGGGACCGGGTTAAATACTGGATCACGCTGAATGAAGTGATCAACTTCATCATGCTGGGCTACCGGGATGGACTGCACCCGCCTGGGGTTCGAGATGAAGGTAGGGCTATTGAGGTTAGTCACATCGTCAATTTAGCCCACGCTGAGGCCGTAGCGGAATATCGTCAGCTGGTTGCACAGGGCAAGATTCTAGACGGCAAAATCGGCATCGCCCATGTGCTGCTACCAGGATTTCCCATCAGCGTTACACCAGAGGATGTCCGAGCCTGCGAATACTATGAGGGGATGGATTTTCACTGGTTCTACGACCCGGTCTTAAAGGGTGAATATCCGCCGCTAATTTGGGACTACTACCAGCGAAAGGGCCATACGCCAACCGTTCTCCCAGGTGATCTGGATCTGCTTAAGAACACAGTCAACGATTTTATCGGCATCAACTATTATCAGAGCACTTTTCTGGCCTACAATCCTCCTGATGGCGTGGGTTCTGCCACGATCAACACCTCGGGTCAAAAAGGCAGCCAGCCCGAAAGCGGCATTCCGGACTTGTTCAAAAAGGTGCGAAATCCGGACATTGAGTACACAGACTGGGATTGGGCGGTTTATCCAGAAGGGCTGTACGAGGGCATGAAGCGAATTCGGGCCCGCTACGGCAATATTCCGCTGGTGATTACGGAAAATGGGTTGGGCAGCAAGGATGCGATCGCACCCACTGGCGAAGTCCTAGATCAGTCCCGCATCGACTACATTCAAAAGCACCTGATCTGGTGTAAAAAAGCGATTGCAGAGGGCATTCCCCTCTTTGGCTACTTCGCCTGGTCTTTCATCGACTTGCTGAGCTGGCTCAACGGGTATCAGAAGCAGTATGGCTTTGTGTATGTGGCTCGCGATCGCAACTTAGCCCGCCACCCCAAGCAAAGCTACTGGTGGTACCAAGAGGTCATCCAAACCCACGGCGAAAGCCTTTACCTGTCTCAGGAAAAGACGGCTGAATCGTAA